The following are encoded in a window of Rubellicoccus peritrichatus genomic DNA:
- a CDS encoding ribonucleoside-diphosphate reductase subunit alpha, producing the protein MIRKFSFDEDLALKRFVATPAEQKPRFNWREVVLDEHLSRPEIKIESRGIFKAFDLAEVADMIGSALTDLLLSRDESDIYNDKNREFVAAVAERVAEYIAKQFEKDSEFTLTQLDLNLVIEKILVDLDAYDVAKSLVVQQALNGSNNRADDDNDDQEPVNVRLIRRNRQVVPWDQNKVEVAIRKSFLSLRLDSAPAEKVARAVTERVRNHGEAFVHIETVQDIAQEELMKAGHFKVAESYILYRSHRSHLRELEAEADVDTDSRQDAMIMLKNADGSTYFWNAEELRKRIDFASIGLELALTKEQIETELRRSLYAEMSRDDLRKTIILNAKSLIERDADFSKFAGRILVSYIYEEVLGWDIIQDGIGGLKEAHRLYFKTCLRRGVKIERLDPRLLEYDLDRLADALDPSADLDFDYLGISTLYDRYLIVDKTGKESRRMETPQLFWIRVSMGLFLDHEGDREDWVIRLYNLYKGRRFCSSTPTLFNSGTLHSQLSSCYLYKVDDSIESIMHRGIAENAFLSKWAGGLGGSWTSVRGTGGYIKGTNGESQGVIPFLKLHNDQLVAVNQGGKRRGSGCAYLETWHNDIVDFLELRKNTGDDRRRTHDMNTANWIPDLFMKRMEAREDWTLFRSNEVPDLHETYGKEFEEKYIAYEKQAEAGKIWSLKTPAIDMWKQMLRMLFETGHPWITFKDPCNVRSPQDHVGVIHSSNLCTEITLNTGEDETAVCNLGSVVLDRHIKSDGTLDLEMLRETIQIAVRALDNVIDINFYPTDAAATSNKRHRPIGLGVMGLQNALYKKDIAFASDEAVEFNDEFMEAIAYYAYEASSDLAAERGSYSSYKGSKWDRGLLPLDTLELLEKERNVEIDVPKTSRMDWSALRGKIAKQGMRNSNVLAIAPTATISNIMGTSPCIEPFYKNLFVKSNLGGEFIVLNQALVQDLKKLNLWNEDMVDQLKYFDGELENIDGIPEDLKKKYATAFGIEFKWFVEAAGRRQKWIDQSQSVNLFLVKPDLKTLSHMYRAAWRTGLKTTYYLRTQQASNIEKSTVSVKKEMRGVVGGAEEGKQEYTAEEKMACSIEAMRNGEECEACQ; encoded by the coding sequence ATGATCCGTAAATTCTCATTCGACGAAGATCTCGCGCTCAAACGCTTCGTCGCTACCCCAGCAGAGCAAAAGCCGCGTTTCAACTGGCGCGAAGTCGTACTCGACGAGCATCTTTCCCGTCCTGAAATCAAAATCGAGTCACGTGGCATTTTTAAGGCCTTCGATTTGGCTGAAGTTGCCGACATGATTGGCTCTGCGTTGACGGATCTGCTCCTCTCCCGCGACGAAAGCGATATCTACAATGACAAGAATCGCGAGTTTGTGGCGGCTGTGGCCGAGCGCGTAGCCGAGTACATTGCCAAACAATTCGAGAAGGATTCTGAATTTACCCTCACCCAGCTTGATCTTAACCTCGTTATTGAGAAGATCCTGGTGGACCTTGACGCCTACGACGTTGCCAAGAGCCTTGTTGTGCAGCAGGCCTTGAATGGCAGCAATAACCGGGCTGATGATGACAATGATGATCAGGAGCCGGTTAATGTCCGCCTGATTCGCCGCAACCGACAAGTGGTTCCCTGGGATCAGAACAAGGTTGAGGTGGCAATCCGTAAGTCTTTCCTTTCGTTGCGTCTTGATTCTGCGCCCGCAGAAAAAGTCGCCCGTGCGGTCACCGAGCGTGTCCGTAATCACGGTGAAGCTTTTGTCCATATCGAGACTGTTCAGGATATTGCCCAGGAAGAGCTGATGAAGGCCGGCCATTTTAAGGTCGCCGAGTCTTACATACTTTACCGTTCACATCGCTCGCATTTGCGTGAGTTGGAAGCCGAAGCTGATGTCGATACTGACAGCCGTCAGGATGCGATGATCATGCTGAAAAACGCTGATGGCTCGACCTACTTCTGGAATGCGGAAGAATTGCGCAAGCGGATCGACTTTGCCAGCATCGGGCTGGAGCTTGCCTTGACCAAGGAGCAAATCGAAACCGAACTGCGTCGTTCACTCTATGCTGAGATGTCCCGTGACGATCTTCGCAAGACCATTATTCTCAACGCCAAGAGCCTGATTGAGAGGGATGCTGATTTTTCCAAATTCGCCGGTCGCATCCTTGTTTCTTATATCTATGAAGAGGTGCTGGGCTGGGACATTATTCAGGACGGTATTGGCGGACTGAAGGAAGCACATCGTCTTTATTTCAAGACATGCCTGCGCCGCGGTGTGAAAATCGAACGTCTTGATCCGCGTCTCCTCGAATATGATCTTGATCGCCTGGCCGATGCGCTTGATCCCTCAGCCGACCTGGATTTTGATTACCTCGGTATTTCCACTCTTTACGATCGTTACCTGATCGTTGACAAGACAGGGAAGGAAAGCCGTCGAATGGAGACACCTCAATTGTTCTGGATACGTGTTTCGATGGGGCTCTTCCTCGATCACGAAGGCGATCGTGAGGACTGGGTCATTCGTCTTTACAATCTATATAAAGGGCGCCGCTTCTGCAGCAGCACTCCGACGCTCTTCAACTCAGGCACGCTCCACAGTCAGCTTTCCTCTTGTTATCTTTATAAGGTGGATGACTCCATCGAGAGCATCATGCATCGCGGCATCGCCGAAAATGCATTCCTTTCGAAATGGGCTGGTGGCCTGGGTGGCTCCTGGACTTCTGTCCGCGGCACTGGTGGCTACATTAAGGGGACCAATGGCGAAAGCCAGGGGGTGATTCCTTTCCTCAAGCTTCACAATGACCAGCTCGTGGCTGTCAATCAGGGCGGTAAGCGCCGTGGCTCTGGATGTGCCTACCTCGAAACATGGCACAACGACATTGTTGACTTCCTCGAGCTACGTAAGAATACGGGTGACGACCGTCGTCGCACCCATGACATGAATACAGCCAACTGGATTCCTGACTTGTTCATGAAACGTATGGAAGCTCGTGAGGACTGGACATTGTTCCGTTCAAACGAAGTGCCGGATCTTCATGAAACCTATGGTAAGGAGTTTGAAGAAAAGTATATTGCCTACGAAAAGCAGGCTGAAGCTGGCAAGATCTGGAGTTTGAAAACACCAGCAATCGATATGTGGAAGCAGATGCTTCGCATGTTGTTTGAAACCGGCCACCCTTGGATCACCTTTAAGGACCCATGTAATGTTCGCAGTCCCCAGGATCACGTCGGCGTTATCCATAGTTCCAATCTTTGCACCGAGATCACTCTCAACACCGGCGAAGATGAAACTGCGGTTTGTAATCTGGGCTCGGTGGTTCTCGACCGTCATATCAAGAGTGATGGAACCCTCGATCTGGAAATGCTTCGTGAGACTATCCAGATTGCGGTTCGTGCTTTGGACAATGTCATCGACATTAATTTTTATCCAACCGATGCAGCGGCGACTTCCAACAAGCGCCACCGTCCAATCGGTCTTGGTGTCATGGGCTTGCAGAATGCTCTTTACAAAAAGGACATCGCCTTCGCCAGTGATGAAGCGGTTGAGTTCAATGACGAATTCATGGAGGCGATTGCCTATTATGCCTATGAGGCATCCAGTGACCTCGCCGCTGAGCGTGGCAGCTACAGCAGTTACAAGGGCTCCAAGTGGGATCGTGGTTTGCTTCCGCTCGATACGCTCGAGCTGCTGGAGAAAGAGCGCAATGTCGAAATCGATGTTCCGAAAACCAGTCGGATGGATTGGTCAGCTTTGCGTGGTAAGATCGCCAAACAGGGGATGCGCAACTCAAACGTTCTTGCGATTGCACCAACTGCGACGATTTCCAACATCATGGGCACCAGCCCATGCATCGAGCCGTTCTACAAGAACCTCTTCGTGAAGAGTAATCTTGGCGGTGAATTCATCGTGCTGAACCAGGCTTTGGTGCAGGACCTGAAGAAGCTCAATCTCTGGAACGAAGATATGGTCGATCAGTTGAAATACTTTGACGGTGAACTGGAGAATATTGACGGTATTCCAGAGGATCTGAAGAAGAAATACGCGACCGCTTTCGGAATTGAGTTTAAGTGGTTCGTTGAGGCCGCTGGGCGTCGCCAAAAGTGGATTGACCAATCCCAGAGCGTGAACCTCTTCCTTGTAAAGCCTGATCTCAAGACGCTTTCACACATGTATCGTGCGGCTTGGCGGACTGGTCTGAAGACGACTTATTACCTGCGCACACAACAGGCGTCTAACATCGAGAAATCAACCGTTTCCGTTAAGAAGGAAATGCGTGGTGTCGTCGGTGGTGCAGAAGAAGGCAAGCAGGAGTATACTGCAGAAGAGAAAATGGCCTGCAGTATTGAAGCCATGCGCAATGGTGAGGAATGCGAAGCCTGCCAATAA
- a CDS encoding acylneuraminate cytidylyltransferase family protein, with protein sequence MSIHYQTIALLPMKAHSSRVPGKNFRLFAGKPLFRWILDTLLEMDEIDRVVINTDARGILAKYGCVDSERVMIRDRVPELCGDEVSMNKVLADDIAAVESDMYIMTHTTNPLLSGNTIRRSIEAYRAAQPGKDSLFTVNRHQTRFYKEDATPVNHDPDNLIPTQDLEPWYEENSNLYLFSRDSFAATNARIGKAPLLFETPPLESADIDDQTNWHMAEVLALSKMFVATTLDYENSQG encoded by the coding sequence ATGAGTATTCACTATCAGACCATCGCGCTCCTTCCCATGAAGGCACACAGTTCCCGTGTTCCCGGTAAAAACTTCCGGCTATTTGCAGGTAAGCCTCTTTTTCGCTGGATTCTGGATACTCTGCTTGAGATGGATGAAATTGATCGTGTTGTCATCAATACCGATGCTCGCGGTATCCTTGCCAAATACGGTTGTGTGGATTCTGAGCGGGTTATGATTCGTGATCGTGTGCCGGAGCTTTGCGGAGACGAGGTCAGCATGAATAAAGTGCTGGCGGATGACATTGCCGCTGTCGAAAGCGATATGTACATCATGACGCATACCACGAATCCATTGCTTTCAGGCAACACGATTCGCCGTTCAATTGAAGCCTATCGTGCGGCGCAGCCTGGAAAAGACAGTCTTTTTACCGTGAACCGCCATCAGACTCGTTTTTATAAAGAGGATGCGACTCCGGTGAATCACGATCCCGATAACCTGATCCCGACTCAGGACCTTGAGCCATGGTACGAAGAGAATTCCAATCTATATCTGTTCTCCCGAGATTCGTTTGCGGCGACCAATGCCCGTATTGGAAAAGCGCCCCTGCTTTTTGAAACACCACCACTGGAGTCAGCCGATATTGATGATCAAACCAATTGGCACATGGCTGAAGTCCTTGCCCTGTCAAAAATGTTTGTTGCCACCACGCTCGATTACGAGAATTCTCAAGGCTGA
- a CDS encoding YhcH/YjgK/YiaL family protein, translated as MIFDHLDKADAYALGAPWQKAFEFLRTLGPDSEEGEFQLDGDRLFAKVMSYETRTPEEGNVEAHRQYADIQVCLHEAEGIDLFYTDHLKPRTDYDSEKDLIFFQPEAQLIGRVDMHPGFFCVLYPQDAHRPQMIVGSGKKLIKKAVVKVAL; from the coding sequence ATGATTTTCGACCATCTCGATAAAGCAGATGCTTATGCATTGGGAGCACCATGGCAAAAAGCCTTCGAGTTTCTCCGCACACTAGGGCCGGATTCAGAAGAAGGTGAATTCCAGCTCGATGGAGACAGGCTCTTCGCTAAAGTCATGAGCTACGAGACCCGCACACCAGAAGAGGGAAACGTCGAAGCACATCGTCAATATGCTGACATTCAAGTCTGCCTCCACGAAGCCGAAGGTATCGATCTTTTTTATACCGACCACCTGAAACCGAGAACCGATTACGATTCCGAAAAAGACTTAATCTTTTTTCAGCCCGAAGCCCAACTCATCGGCCGCGTTGATATGCACCCCGGCTTCTTCTGCGTCCTCTATCCGCAAGACGCCCACCGTCCACAGATGATCGTTGGTAGCGGCAAGAAGTTAATCAAGAAGGCGGTTGTGAAGGTGGCGTTGTGA